The window TATTTGTAAACCGATTTAAAATAAAACCCTTATTTAGCGCCAAGGCCGGCGACAAATGGCTTATCGGCGCGGCCCTTGTATCGGTAGGGTTTGGCCTCTACACCTATAATTTTTTGCCGGTAATTGACTTTTTGCCTTATAAAATAGGCGCCAATATTTCGGCCGAAATGGATACCCCGCCCAATGCGCCCAAAGATGTTTTCGTGCTTACTTATCATCTAAAAAATAAGAAAACTAAAGAAACCAAGGTAATGACCGATAAGGAATACCTGAGCACCGGCATATGGAAGGATGCCAATTGGGAGGTTGTTGGCGACCCGGAAAACCGCCTGGTAAAAAAAGGCTACGAGCCGCCAATCCGCGACCTGTCTATCCAGGATGCCCAACGCAATGATTTTACCAAAGAGTTGCTTGCAAGCCCTTTTTACAGTATCATCATCGTAGCTTATGATCTGGATAAAACCGACGAAGATGCGATAAACAAACTGAATGCCCTGGCCATCAACGCCACCCAAAACTTTAATATCCGCACCATGCTGCTTACCGCAAATTCGCCGCAAAGTGCGCAGGCGTTTGTAAAAAAGCACCGGATGATCAGCGAAGTTTTTTATGCCGATGGCGTACCGCTTAAAACCATGATCCGCTCCAACCCGGGGGTAATCCTGTTAAAGAATGGCTTTGTCATCAATAAATGGCATTATCATTCGGTGCCTAAGTATGATGATCTGGCTAAAACGTATTTTCAAAAGCAATAACCATGATCAGCTACCTCATCCGCAAATTATTTTACGGGCTGGCCGTAATGCTGGGGGTGGTGCTGGTGGTTTTCTTTTTGTTTAATATTTTACCCGTTGATCCTGCCCGCATGACGCAAGGGCAGCGGGCCGACGTGCAATCGTTACAGGCCGTACGTAAGGAGTTTGGGCTGGACAAACCCAAGCCGGTACAATTTCTTTATTACATTAATGATCTTTCGCCCATAGGCATCCACTTAAATACTACCGAAGAACAGCAACGCTATCATTACATAAAACTATTTGCGGTAAGCGATGCCAAAGTGCTTGGGTTAAAATGGCCTTACCTGCGCCGATCATACCAAACCCGTAAGGATGTGGCCAGTTTGCTGTTAGAGGTTATTCCCAATACTATGGTATTAGCAACTACCGCCATGATCTTCGCTATTGTTATTGGCGTATTTTTAGGCGTGCTGAGTGCCGTGCATAAAGACACCTGGATTGATAAGCTGGCAATAGGATTTTCCACTTTGGGTATCTCCGCGCCGGCTTTTTTCGCGGGCATCATCATTGCCTGGATATTTGGTTTTGAGCTGAGTAAATACACCGGCCTCAACATGTCGGGCAGTTTGTATAGTTACGATCCTTTCCGGGGCGAGGTGATGACGCTTAAAAACCTGGTGCTGCCCATGATCACCCTTGGCTTGCGTCCGCTGGCCATTATTGTACAGCTCACCCGCAATGCCATGCTTGATGTTTTGGGGCAGGATTATATCCGTACCGCAAAAGCCAAAGGATTAAGCAACAATACCATCATTTATAAGCACGCGTTAAAAAACGCGCTTAACCCGGTAATAACCGCCATTGCCAACTGGTTTGCATCGCTGCTGGCCGGTTCATTTTTTGTGGAATACATTTTTGGCTACAACGGCCTGGGCAAAGCCACGGTTGATGCGCTGGAAATGTCGGATTTTCCGGTAGTGATGGGTTCAATACTCTTTATTGCCTTTATATTTGTAGTGATTAGTATCCTGGTAGATATCATTTACGTTTGGATAGATCCGCGGGTAAAATTAAGCTGAGGTATAGTGCGGCTTAATTAAGCTTAATAGCGTAGGCCCATGTGCGAATCCCCTCTTGAGAGGGGCGGAGGGGTGTGTTGTACGACTAAAAAGAACGCTGGCTAACACACCCCTGCCACCACCCATACCTAACGCGCCCCCTCTCAAGAGGGGAATTTGGAAATAACTGTTATCGAATAAAGATATTATTATGAAGTACTTTTTAGTCGGGTTTATGGGTTGTGGCAAAACCACCTGGAGCCGTAAGCTGGCTGCCAAATTAGGCTACGAATTTATTGATCTTGACCACGCGCTGGAAGCTAACGTAGGCATGAGCATAGCAGAATATTTTTCGAGCTTTGGTGAAGATGCCTTCCGCCGGATGGAATCAGATCTGCTGAAGCAAACCGAATATCCCGAAAACGTAGTGGTATCAACCGGTGGCGGCCTGCCCTGCTTTTTTGACAATATGGACTGGATGAATGCCAACGGCAAAACCCTGTACGTAAAACTATCGCCCAAAACACTGGCCGACAGGCTGGAAAACAGCAAAACCGTACGCCCGGTACTGCAAGGCAAAAAAGGCGATGACCTGGTTGAATTTATTACCGGCAAACTGGCCGAGCGGGAAAGCTTTTATTTGAAAGCACACCACCATGTAGATGGTATCGACATGTCGGTTGAGAAACTGGAAAGCGCTTTGGGCTTGGGC is drawn from Mucilaginibacter ginsenosidivorax and contains these coding sequences:
- a CDS encoding BT_3928 family protein translates to MKNALIWFCRIAVGLLFIFSGLIKANDPLGFSYKLVEYFEVFHITFLNNLSLTIAILLCALEMILGFALLIGVRPVKIAWGLLLLIIFFGFLTFYSAFFKVVQTCGCFGDAIPLTPWQSFSKDMVLLVLVAVIFVNRFKIKPLFSAKAGDKWLIGAALVSVGFGLYTYNFLPVIDFLPYKIGANISAEMDTPPNAPKDVFVLTYHLKNKKTKETKVMTDKEYLSTGIWKDANWEVVGDPENRLVKKGYEPPIRDLSIQDAQRNDFTKELLASPFYSIIIVAYDLDKTDEDAINKLNALAINATQNFNIRTMLLTANSPQSAQAFVKKHRMISEVFYADGVPLKTMIRSNPGVILLKNGFVINKWHYHSVPKYDDLAKTYFQKQ
- a CDS encoding ABC transporter permease, producing the protein MISYLIRKLFYGLAVMLGVVLVVFFLFNILPVDPARMTQGQRADVQSLQAVRKEFGLDKPKPVQFLYYINDLSPIGIHLNTTEEQQRYHYIKLFAVSDAKVLGLKWPYLRRSYQTRKDVASLLLEVIPNTMVLATTAMIFAIVIGVFLGVLSAVHKDTWIDKLAIGFSTLGISAPAFFAGIIIAWIFGFELSKYTGLNMSGSLYSYDPFRGEVMTLKNLVLPMITLGLRPLAIIVQLTRNAMLDVLGQDYIRTAKAKGLSNNTIIYKHALKNALNPVITAIANWFASLLAGSFFVEYIFGYNGLGKATVDALEMSDFPVVMGSILFIAFIFVVISILVDIIYVWIDPRVKLS
- a CDS encoding shikimate kinase; the protein is MKYFLVGFMGCGKTTWSRKLAAKLGYEFIDLDHALEANVGMSIAEYFSSFGEDAFRRMESDLLKQTEYPENVVVSTGGGLPCFFDNMDWMNANGKTLYVKLSPKTLADRLENSKTVRPVLQGKKGDDLVEFITGKLAERESFYLKAHHHVDGIDMSVEKLESALGLGEVV